The DNA region TCAAAGAGTGCTATTATGATCTTAAAAAGGATATACAGTAATACTtatggttttaatttgtttatgtgtagtattgtttatttttagcttGTTGAGAGAACATTCAGTTGATGGTACAGGTTGGGCACCAACAAGAAGGCTTAAAGATGTTGTCTGGGGTCTTAGTTCACTTTTTTTAGTAAGATTTTTTAACAATGTATATTTTTCTGTGGAATCGTGTATCAAAAAACAACATATGATGGCTAAGAATAAgatttaaaaattacataatgttaatacaaatatttgagTAGAAATTGCTCAAGGATGTAAAACATCAAATTATGAGCCTCCACAAATCAGTTTCAATCACGGACAAATTATTCATAGCATTCCAAATGTTTAAAATTCCCTTTCAAGCATCATTGAAACATTCTTCTGAAAGGTCGCATAATTATTgactgtaaaataatttttaagaaggaaattattatattttctttcagGACTTGGTTGATTTTGATGATCCTTTGAATAGTATAGCTGCAGATCTTTATCTTCGGGACAAGAAAGCTTTTGAAGGAAAAGTGCTTGATTACGTAGAACGTTATGCAAAAAGCTGAAAAATTTCGATAATGTTGACTATTTTTATAAAGTAGAAGGGCTCAAACGATTATTTGAACCCACTAAAAGAAATGAGTTGCATTTCTACACAGAATACAACAATTTGTCCAAAATATCTAGATGCTGCTTGCCATTAAATGAAAGCTCACCACTCTATAATACTGCCATTCATTAATGATGTGCTGAATCATGTATAGCAACACCGACATTGAATTGAATGAAATTCCAGTAAAGAACTTGTGTGTGTGATTGCTATTGAATGACAAGAAAACAAACTACGGTGCAATAGTTTTTATGGTATTTTCATCCTTCCAAACTGTTCttttttttatccaaaaatAAACAACCCAAGATATTTAGCTATGTGATCACAACTGGCTTTTTTTGTTTGGCCATCTGTGTGGTGTTTGCTGCTCTACATCGTAATAAATAAgcacaataaaaatataaagtaaaactCTTTCTGTAGAAATTGacatattattagcaaataatgtttaatattaagGCACCAGAAAGaaaaactataaatattttataaatttattgaaaTCCAAGAATGAAACCAAATCaacattttgaatattatatatGCAAAATACAGTTTCTGGCTATATTCCCTGAAGCTATAAAGTGAAACTTCTCagaaatatttgtaaaaatgtagACAGATTTAGAAACAATGTTATGTAATTACAACATTTGCTTTGtgaaattgtttaaagaaacaaaatagatATTTAATATATAGCCAGCCATTGTGTAAGGTATTTGTGCCTACAAGattttaaattgatcaaaatTGACAAAACACACCATAAGAGTGATTTACCATTACAGCTaaacattgtttatttcattccaatatttttttaagttgATATTACGAATGCTGACTTTTTTTAGTCTAACAAAATTATTGTATGATATATTGTAAAATTTCTTTGGATTGAATATGGAATTATGTAAATGTGAAAATATGCATGTTCTACGTTAATTTGTTCACATTTTAGAACTTGTTTGacaacattgtatttttaaaaaggcCATTTTATATCTGTTCAATAGCTGGCGATGTTATCACTGTGGATTGAAAACTAGATTACTTCTGACCAATCACATGCCAGCAAACTAGATTCACGTATGGCATTAATAGTCGTCTCAAAGAAAtttcatattaatttaataGTACTGCTACATCAGCTGAACAACTaataaaattatgatattttttgtttagAAGGAATGTTTTACTTGTTATAATTTAGTATGTTCTTTTGTTTGATAGTGAGGCCACTGTTAGTACACCCATAGTTTTCAAATTTATTAAGGTTTATTTAACTGTACAATATTAGGTAAATTATTCTGATTAAATTAAAGATTCTAAACCCTATTAAATTGACTTAAATCTACCATACTTATATTTATCACCAtgatcaaaatttaaaatgacaAATATAGGTTATAACTAAGTTTGGCATCAAATGACCATAAATGGCCACATTTATTACTATGTAATTGTTATATTTCTGGCCAATCTGTGTGGATATAATCTATAATATGCAGGTGTAATACTTGAAGATTTTATGCAAGCGACATCAATGTGCTATTGTACATTCTACGGCTTTGGTGGGAAATGATCTCCAGgtttctgaaaaaaaagaagaaaattgtAGAATAcagttgaattttaaaaattaattttttcatcAATTTCACTACACGGCTCAGGAGAAATTTAGTATTAGTACCGAACTTTTCTGCAACTAACCAAAACTTTTACAATTTGAATGATGTTTGTTATGTTTTCTAATGGATCATTTATCGATGTAATTATACATACCCAGTGTGGCCATGTCTGTATGTATTTGAACAGGGCATCACCAGGGCATTCAGTTCCATTGCGTGCCTGACGATGTCCATACAATATATAATCTGGTTCCAATACGCCActgttaaaaattaaaagcgataattaaaacaaaaataaatacagtagtaaaaaagtataatagatacagtataaccgttcctttgggacacctatcATGGCCATACCTTGCTCTGAATGAACAAGTGCAATacctatacagtatacactttGTTTGGTCCAGAAGGTTAATAAGGTTCTACATAAAATTAATACATCTAAATCCTAATTATGTTTCTTTGTTCTAAAGTTATGTATAGAGATATAAGATCTGTAAACATACATAAACattggaaaataataaaaatttaaatttaaaaacttttagaGACGTTGCATATTTATTGATCATTTTATGAACTTACTTAAGCAATGCACAACCAATAAGACTCTCTACTGCTGCTATCGCTGCCTGATTTGGTAATTTTGATGTGTAGTCACCCATAATAGAAATACCTAAAAAggaaacataattattatatatctttaaatgttAACCTAAACAAACCatccattttttaaacaaaaagcTTTACAAATAAATGTGTCAGTCCAATGTATTAAAATtagcatttactatttaaacgtttttttatttggaatgAAGGAAGCAAATTGAtgtgaataaaacaaaaattgaacatGTTCCAAAGTATGAATCGTAGTCTTTTCTTACCAATAGATTTATCATTATACCAGGGTGCGTGTGCTCCAACAGTTGTCCAATTTCGACCTTCATAGACAAGGCCATCTTCACCTACTAAGTAGCTATATCCTATATCCCACCAACCCCGATCATCCATATGAAAATCCTGAAATTTACAAAGCCAGACATTTAAGTAAATTGTTATCCCGagttatcctaaaaaatgaattgaaattaGTTGGAAAAACCCATTACGAGTGAAACGGCAAGTCTCACTCGCTACATGGTTCTGGTGGAGTCTTCtgggataaggactataaactttAGATCCAGTGTATACATCTAACCCAGGTGCACTAAAGAGcatagtacatcttttgagacaagtaggggttaccccgatGTACtaagtacacacacagccactgtcactcaCAGCCACTGTGCCCTCTGGGAggccagtctttgactgaagaggtcacccagtataaataaacaataagtaACAAGTATAGTGTTGCAATATCAAATGTGAGAAATCACAAACCTGTATCTTGCGCATTTCTTTACAGCAATCATCAAAATTAAAGCATTCGTCCATATATGTGTGATGAAGGATTACGAAAGACACAGGTGTTTTCATCTCTTGCCTTTCTTTTGGAGGTCTTGCTTTCCAGTCTTCTCTTGAAACAATGTTCGGGCATACATTCGATTTTATCActtgtataataaaaaaaacagaaaataatataaatgtagtattaaaattaaacaaacttaattcaTTTAGAGTTTTGACTATTCTATACCACAATCATTATATTAAAAAGAGCTGTATGGCCAAAtcaaaaaatagtttaatatttcTGCATTATATTAAATctttgttaaaaatataaaacacttAAGTCTTGTCCTTATAATAGTACACTCTGGATGGAAATATTGTGGCAATTATGTACTTACTTTTTCCAAATTCATGTCCCATATTCTGTAAATCAACCTTGGTCTTCTCCATATTTTGACGGAATACATCCATCTAAAAAAAAGGATGATTTATGTTTGTTGTTAACAGTGTGCCAATTGACATACTTAAaatgtatatctatataatgTATTTGATGCACCAATGCTGAATATAGCAAATAGTGATTTTTATCAGTTTTATTGTGAAGcttaatacagtagaactcctatttCAGGaaacccaacaaagtgtccctttaatacgGTTGTCTCCTGAATAGGCCATAGTGTTAAGACATATTTCTCTCGTTTATTTCACAAAGagagtgtcccttgaataggtgtCACAAGGGGTTCTACTCTACATACAATGtaataatgtaaacattatCAAAAGGCTATGTTTCTCAGGTAGGCAACAATAAACATGAAAACTTACTCGTTCCTCATAAATGTAGATTTGCACAATCAATATCAATGAAGCTATGCCCAGAAAGACGATGAATGCCAGCAATGAAAACATAGCACACGTACGTTTGTGACTCATCTTTGATTTGTAGTCCatctaaaaacaatagaaaaggCTGAAGGTATTCAGTTGTACCATGGTGAATTTATCCATGTGTTTACAAAGtatttattaaacaaacaaCTTATTCTGGTTTATTGCACTATGAGATAGCGCTCTGCTTTGTTGacaaaactatttttataaatctGGACATTCCATTGATTACCTAAAACTGCAACTTAACATTTATTCAAGCTATACAGGTTTAATATTAGCAAAAGTAATTAAGCTAGATTTATTTCACATTGGTGGTCAACAAGAATAGCTCAACCCCCTGAAGACAAGAAACAAGAAGGAAAACGTGCACAGTATACATCCATGGTGAAATTAAACTTCCCATTCTAAAAAACGTCTCATTAATATGGTGCAACTTAAGCAGATTGTGAAAAAATACTCACCGAAGAATAAGATATTTTCTCCATGATTGCTATTCAGTGTAATGCACAGCAGTTTCTGTTATGTATGCACAGTGCTGAGTAGTAGGAGGAAGTACAGTACATAAACGTTGTTGTGTCTAAGGGAATTCCCCTTTTGtcataaataatatgtttcttCCTTGTATTTTACAATGAAACTAGTCATGCATACAATATAAACTTTCATTCCTGGAGTGAACTATCATTGACAGAAAGTATTGAAAAAAGGATATAATACCTCTGTATAACTTTCAGTTCCAGCTCAGAATCAGTAATTGTTTGGCGGAAATAATtacacagtactgtactgtatgtttatttCAGTCTTGAAGAttcttttattcttttataaaacattttcttaTTGTAAATAACTTTGACTACTCTACTAAGTGAACAATTTTTGGTATAATATATCTTATTTTACTTATGGTACAGTAAGTAAAATTATGGTATTCAAAAATTATAATGATAAGGATATAATACCTCTGTAGAACTTTCAGTTCCCACTCAGAATCGGTAAACTGTTTGGCGGAAAGAATTGCACAGTATGTTTATTTCAACATTCAAAATTCTTTTATTCTTTTGTAAAAcatgatattattgtatttaaacataattttgacTACTCTACTAAGTAAACAATTTTTGGTATAATGTATCTTATTTTAGTTATGATACAGTaagtacaattaaattaaatcaaaactTAAGATAAGGCTGATAATCTGGAATGGGTTTAGATGAAGTTGAATGGTACCATTGTTGATATCCATTGTTTCCGTGGGTTTTAATTCCTCCAAAATATTGCATCTGCAATAAATAGTACATGCATATAAAGTAAGGTAAGTTCATAATTGTACTTCTATTCTAATTCCTGGAAACGTTTGCTAATTTGTTCCTAGAAAATGTTTTGATTAATTCCTTAATTGTTCTTGCAGTCAAATTTGCATATAAGATAAGATGATATTTATTGGTCCATCATAAAAGGAAATTGATTTTGGCATACatacatataaatacaaatagGTTGATGGCCTATATACAAATAAAGTCTCCCTGTGAGGAGAGTTGaacattgacaaaaaaaaattataatgtattaGGCAGCTTGGTTAAAAAAGCAATTTAATTACTAACACAATTAAAGAGTccttaaaaatgaatttgtttaCATACTTCATCCATACTTGAGATCTGAATATACTCTGAATCAATTTACCTGATAGCATGCTGGAATGGTAAACTGGTTATTAAAAATCCGGTTGAGTGGCCACCATAAGCTTCGTATAACCGAACAACCAATGCATCATCTCGATCTTCAGCCTGTATGTAACatacaataaacataaaataattttaaataaattgtttgccCCGCCTTACCTTTTATATTGATAATTAGAATTTGAAAAAGCATTATCTGGAAAATGATTTATCAAAATGTTGAGGCTCTAACAGCTGTTTAATTAGTGGGCTGGTTActcttatttatatattaacattcatTTACAAGACAGTTAGCAAAGAACTTAAACAATGTCTTAATTACCTTTTTAATTGTATCCAGAATGATCGCAGGATTGGACACTTTGAAATAAGACATAATTTTTGCACCAAGAGTGGGTGATTTGACAGCCATGACTTGAAGAGGGTTGTTGAAATCATAAGCAGCTTGTACTACTCTAGCTTCTTGAAAGGTTCCTGAAGAAAATAAATCACAATTAATTATAACAAGATCtaattacttttaaattaaaacaaacaataatgaataccatcatttataaaattaatgagATAACTTTACaacccaacaaagtgttcccCAAAGGAGATTCTGTTATATCCTTACCTGTATGTGGTAGAACCGAGTAGTTGAAATGATGTGTTCCCATATCTGCATTTGCATCCGGGCTTTTAGAAGATCTCAATCTGTTAAATTAAAACTTATTCTTGttatagaaattaaaattaaactttaaagatACAAATTATACTAAAGCAAACAATACTTTTGATATTCATATttaatagtataaaaatatacttaCAGAGACATGCTGAGAACATTGTCTTTGGCTGAAAACCCATACTTGCAATCATTCAACAATGAAACTCCAAACCCAAATTCAGACATATCTGCCCATTTGTGACCAACAACCTATAatataaaatcacataaataaCCATGTGCCAATTTCACTAAGACGGCTGGCCACTATCATCTGCATTTGTTTTATCACTGCCATCACTTGATTTTCCTCTCTGCCTTTCTCCTGCTCATGTAGCCTTCAACGatgatgtaataaatattactaatataaaattattaaactgAAAGGTCAATTAACCAAATTCTGGTACGAAAGTTATTTGTACTCTTTAACACAGAGAATCTATtgaatacagtaatacaataatgTGCACTATCaatcctataaaaaaaattagtaatactgtacaacaaagCAAAGTAGACACACCTCATATTTTGCCCAATCCCATGACGTGTTGCCATGAGTCGGCCTCTGCAGATGCCCAAACTGGATCTCATAAGTAGCATTCAATGTGCGAACATCTAACGGAAATTCTACTTTAAGTAACTTATGACTTTCATGCCATTCAACCTAAAAAACAGATTTAAAGACAAATTGTATTTTAAGAAActtacagtataataaacatcgatcatttaataataatgataactaCTGATTGGAAGTCTTCCATAGAAATTCCATAGTAAGCTAAAGcttggtctacactatcaaactttatgtgacaaaaacatgttatGCGCCcctatatggacatgtcatatcatcactacgatatttgggcatatcgctacgatatttgggcacatcacacttttttgtcatacactttgatagtgtagaacaaaaaaaattatttaaaaaaaataaataaaaaattacttgTGTGTTAAACACCAGATTGTGTGCACAAGCATCTAGCACAATGTCTTGCTTAATCCAACTCTTTTCACTTATTGCCAGTTTATATGAAACTGCACATCTTAAACCACAATCTTCAGTTATTGAAGTCTGTgctttaatatttgttattggtgatctgaaataaacaataataataataatttgatttgacTAAGACAACATAGCACAAGAAAGATCTTATTTTCAATTTAgattattgttatatataattTCAAAAAATATGCCCATGCCTCATTCTATTGGTAACTTGCAATCCAGTCCTTACACTGAATGATAGCTACAGGCATGCTTTATGGTAT from Antedon mediterranea chromosome 2, ecAntMedi1.1, whole genome shotgun sequence includes:
- the LOC140040456 gene encoding peptidoglycan-recognition protein SC2-like yields the protein MEKISYSSMDYKSKMSHKRTCAMFSLLAFIVFLGIASLILIVQIYIYEERMDVFRQNMEKTKVDLQNMGHEFGKMIKSNVCPNIVSREDWKARPPKERQEMKTPVSFVILHHTYMDECFNFDDCCKEMRKIQDFHMDDRGWWDIGYSYLVGEDGLVYEGRNWTTVGAHAPWYNDKSIGISIMGDYTSKLPNQAAIAAVESLIGCALLNGVLEPDYILYGHRQARNGTECPGDALFKYIQTWPHWKPGDHFPPKP